In the Candidatus Paceibacterota bacterium genome, TGTGTTCATAATGTTTACTTTATCGACTTTTGCTCTATAAATATCTTCAATTGCTTTTTTGATTTCTCGCTTATTTGTTCTTTCTAAAACTTTAAAAATATATTTACCTTGTTCTTCAAGAAATGTCGCTTTTTCTGAAATTAAAGGCTGTTTTAATGAACGCCACGCAATATCACTCTTACCAGGGGCAATGACCCTGGTTTCTTTTTTTATTTCTTTTATTTCTTTTATTTCTTTTAATTCTTTTTTATCTTTCTTATCCTTTTTTATCTCTTTCTCTTTCTCTTTCTCTTTCTCCTTTTTTTTCTTTTTACCAAATAAAGTTATCATTTTTTTTACTTATTTAATTTTTTCTTTTGCGAAACTTTGCGCTTTTTATTTTCTTCTTTCTTCTTCTTATTATTATCTGCTTTTTTGGATATCTC is a window encoding:
- the rplW gene encoding 50S ribosomal protein L23, producing MITLFGKKKKKEKEKEKEKEIKKDKKDKKELKEIKEIKEIKKETRVIAPGKSDIAWRSLKQPLISEKATFLEEQGKYIFKVLERTNKREIKKAIEDIYRAKVDKVNIMNT